Proteins encoded by one window of Chryseobacterium aquaeductus:
- a CDS encoding response regulator transcription factor: MNLSDQKSLTFLLADDHSLIRQGIIFLLEDLEINVKILQAANLQQTIEAVKTNSIDVAIIDAHFPDGNSITFLPELNEINPETKILIFTGIDEGANALKYINAGADGFLSKMSEEEEIKNAILQMIKEGEYISSVTQGLLLNSLKNGKPLHALSLLTGREMQIAKMYAEGFGNLEIANKLNIKQNTVSTIKKRLFHKLEIENIVELIELFKQ, encoded by the coding sequence ATGAATCTTTCGGATCAGAAATCTTTAACGTTTTTACTCGCAGACGATCATAGCTTAATCAGGCAAGGAATTATTTTTCTTCTGGAAGATTTAGAAATTAATGTAAAGATTCTTCAGGCGGCAAATCTGCAACAGACGATAGAAGCTGTAAAAACAAACTCCATCGATGTTGCTATTATAGATGCTCATTTCCCGGATGGCAACAGCATTACATTTTTACCGGAATTAAACGAAATAAATCCTGAAACAAAAATTCTGATCTTTACCGGAATTGATGAAGGTGCAAATGCTCTGAAATACATCAATGCAGGTGCCGATGGCTTTCTAAGTAAAATGAGTGAAGAGGAAGAAATAAAAAATGCGATCCTTCAGATGATAAAAGAAGGTGAGTATATTTCGTCTGTTACTCAAGGATTACTTCTCAATTCACTAAAGAATGGCAAGCCTTTACATGCTCTCTCGCTACTGACGGGAAGAGAAATGCAGATCGCTAAAATGTATGCTGAAGGTTTTGGTAATTTAGAAATTGCTAATAAATTGAATATTAAGCAAAATACGGTAAGTACAATAAAAAAGAGACTATTTCATAAATTGGAGATTGAAAATATTGTAGAACTTATAGAGTTGTTTAAACAGTAA
- a CDS encoding sensor histidine kinase, translated as MSKKSLSFKLRKIVQYSLIICILLLQCIIGGFFYNEFVNNKNLNFIEKQLKEVHQLENLTDDSRKELDLAQNYFQRYVITEDNQYLNLYFNSVKKLSKNLDSINHYKYQNPRLKNILASHKKENIGTENLKLLVDSMYEFSTSSNSKMRDELPKLKKYNYQYNFDQFEIQTKKFSDTIKKKGLFGRLGDAISGKENLRKDSVVVTMKGGKILDIPTVKQDFDSIVNSINNHYTKEVQRIQIKVGKNKNEYKTRSSRFYSTFNSLLIYSNELMNIYEFAIRDSESELEKEYALQNSKSNKIRKDLMIGLMILMFFISILIMYFTRIAFIYERRLNSANKQINENLNFKNRILGMLSHELRSPLKIIGIFVNRINKKTTDESIKEYLKSISFTNNTLLMQANQILEYTKNQHVENKLIPVVFNLNQEIESILSSIEPYIQTRNNKFVINKKINPDLVVFSDNTKINQIFMNILGNANKFTENGEISVITFAQNLDESTVVLNTKISDTGAGISKSDLEKIFEPYYQGVLSNEVENLGAGLGLSLCKEIVELYGGSITVESESQKGTTVSFSINLNINK; from the coding sequence ATGTCTAAAAAATCACTGAGTTTTAAATTGAGGAAAATTGTACAATATTCTCTTATTATTTGCATTCTTCTATTGCAATGCATTATTGGCGGTTTTTTTTATAATGAGTTTGTCAATAACAAAAATTTAAATTTCATTGAAAAACAATTGAAGGAAGTGCATCAGCTGGAGAATCTGACGGACGACTCACGAAAAGAACTTGATCTTGCACAAAATTATTTCCAGAGATATGTGATCACTGAAGATAATCAGTATTTGAATTTGTATTTCAATTCAGTTAAAAAACTCAGCAAAAATTTAGACAGCATCAATCATTATAAATATCAGAATCCCAGATTAAAAAACATTCTGGCATCACACAAAAAGGAAAATATAGGAACTGAGAATCTGAAGTTATTGGTTGACTCTATGTATGAGTTTTCTACAAGCTCAAATTCTAAAATGAGAGATGAGCTTCCAAAACTAAAAAAATATAATTATCAGTATAACTTTGATCAGTTTGAGATTCAGACAAAAAAATTTTCGGATACTATAAAAAAGAAAGGTCTTTTCGGGCGTTTGGGTGACGCGATTTCTGGGAAAGAAAACTTGCGGAAAGACAGTGTGGTCGTTACCATGAAAGGTGGAAAAATTTTGGATATTCCTACCGTGAAGCAAGATTTTGACAGTATTGTAAACTCTATCAACAATCATTACACAAAAGAAGTTCAGAGGATACAGATAAAGGTAGGCAAAAATAAAAACGAATATAAAACAAGAAGCAGTAGATTTTACTCCACATTCAATTCTTTGTTGATCTATAGCAACGAATTGATGAATATTTATGAGTTTGCGATAAGAGATTCTGAGTCTGAATTGGAGAAAGAATATGCTTTGCAAAATTCCAAAAGCAATAAAATAAGAAAAGATCTGATGATCGGATTAATGATTTTGATGTTTTTCATATCTATATTGATCATGTATTTTACAAGGATTGCCTTTATTTATGAGCGCAGGCTAAATTCTGCCAACAAGCAGATCAATGAAAATCTTAATTTTAAAAACAGGATTTTGGGAATGCTAAGTCACGAGTTGAGATCACCACTGAAAATTATAGGAATTTTTGTCAACAGAATAAATAAAAAAACGACCGACGAAAGCATTAAAGAATATTTGAAATCGATAAGTTTCACCAATAATACCTTGCTGATGCAGGCAAATCAAATTTTAGAATATACAAAAAATCAGCATGTGGAGAATAAGCTGATTCCGGTGGTTTTTAATCTTAATCAGGAAATAGAATCTATATTATCTTCTATTGAGCCGTATATTCAGACAAGAAACAATAAATTTGTTATCAACAAAAAAATAAATCCTGATTTGGTTGTTTTCTCAGACAACACAAAAATCAATCAAATATTTATGAATATTTTGGGAAATGCAAATAAATTTACCGAAAATGGGGAAATCAGCGTAATAACCTTTGCGCAAAATCTGGATGAAAGCACAGTGGTTTTAAATACAAAAATCTCTGACACAGGTGCCGGAATTTCTAAATCTGATTTAGAAAAAATATTTGAACCGTATTATCAAGGGGTATTATCAAATGAAGTTGAAAATCTGGGTGCAGGTTTAGGTTTGAGTTTGTGTAAAGAGATTGTAGAATTGTATGGTGGAAGCATTACCGTAGAAAGTGAGTCGCAAAAGGGAACAACGGTTTCTTTTTCTATTAATTTAAATATCAATAAATGA
- a CDS encoding sulfate/molybdate ABC transporter ATP-binding protein translates to MLLEINNLHFSHTKELHLFQNFNLKVSEGKIIALAGESGCGKSTLLSLIYGLLNWEQGEIIFEGKKLMGPKGNLVPGEAEMKFVAQNFDLMPYATVADNVGKFLSNINLAKKKETVNELLEVVGLVDFANVLPKNLSGGQQQRVAIARSLSVLPKLLLLDEPFSHLDYARKIELREKLFRYVKEKKISLIISTHELQDIIPWLDQIVILQNGRLIQNDNPEETYKNPYNTYVAKLFGEVNIFTESEMNDFGISKFAYYPQQIQISENGFQAEVVESRFAGNHYWNKIISKNKELIIQTNEKINGSLKISFK, encoded by the coding sequence ATGCTATTAGAGATAAACAATTTACATTTTTCACACACCAAAGAACTGCATTTGTTTCAAAACTTCAACCTCAAGGTTTCTGAAGGAAAAATAATTGCACTGGCAGGTGAAAGCGGTTGCGGAAAATCTACATTATTGAGCCTTATCTACGGACTTTTGAATTGGGAGCAGGGCGAAATTATTTTTGAAGGCAAAAAACTAATGGGACCAAAAGGAAATCTCGTTCCCGGTGAAGCTGAAATGAAATTTGTAGCGCAGAATTTTGATCTGATGCCTTATGCAACGGTAGCTGATAATGTGGGAAAATTCCTTTCTAATATCAATTTGGCCAAGAAAAAAGAAACTGTGAACGAACTTTTGGAGGTTGTCGGTTTGGTAGATTTTGCCAATGTACTTCCCAAAAACTTGAGTGGCGGACAACAACAAAGAGTTGCCATCGCAAGATCACTTTCTGTTTTGCCAAAATTGCTTTTGCTGGATGAGCCTTTCAGTCATCTTGATTATGCAAGAAAAATCGAACTCCGGGAAAAGCTTTTTAGATATGTAAAAGAAAAGAAAATTTCTCTAATTATTTCTACTCACGAGTTGCAGGACATTATTCCCTGGCTTGATCAGATTGTTATTCTTCAAAACGGAAGACTCATACAAAATGATAATCCTGAAGAAACCTATAAAAATCCTTACAACACTTACGTAGCCAAACTTTTCGGAGAGGTCAATATTTTTACAGAATCTGAAATGAACGATTTTGGAATTTCAAAGTTCGCATATTATCCGCAGCAAATCCAAATTTCAGAAAATGGTTTTCAGGCGGAAGTTGTAGAAAGCCGATTTGCAGGAAATCATTATTGGAATAAAATCATCTCAAAAAATAAAGAGCTTATCATCCAGACCAACGAAAAGATCAATGGTTCTTTGAAAATTTCGTTCAAATAA
- a CDS encoding NAD(P)/FAD-dependent oxidoreductase, with translation MITTDILIIGAGPTGLFAVFEAGLLKMKCHIIDALPQPGGQLAELYPKKPIFDIPGYPSVNAGELVDNLMEQIKQFQPGFTLGETAVSYKKIDEEWFEVVTNKGTVHRCKAIAIAGGLGTFEPRKPTMDNIADYEEKGLEYFVKEPEHFRNKKVVIAGGGDSALDWSVFLSNVASEVTLIHRRNEFRGALDSVEKVQDLKNQGKIKLITPAEVTAIKGDGKVEAITVVRDGEEAFDIETDYFIPLFGLTPKLGEISQWGLNIEKNAIVVNNALDYQTNIEGIYAIGDINTYPGKLKLILCGFHEATLMCQSVYNRLNPGKKYVLKYTTVSGVDGFDGSRKEAEKAVVKKID, from the coding sequence ATGATAACGACAGACATATTGATTATTGGAGCTGGACCAACTGGGCTTTTTGCTGTATTTGAAGCAGGTTTGCTAAAAATGAAATGCCATATTATTGATGCACTTCCTCAACCTGGAGGGCAGTTGGCAGAGTTGTATCCCAAAAAGCCAATTTTCGATATTCCTGGTTATCCTTCTGTGAATGCAGGTGAATTGGTAGATAATTTAATGGAACAAATCAAGCAGTTTCAACCTGGTTTTACATTAGGAGAGACCGCTGTTTCCTACAAAAAAATAGATGAAGAATGGTTCGAAGTAGTCACTAATAAAGGAACTGTTCACAGATGTAAAGCAATTGCAATTGCAGGAGGATTGGGAACTTTTGAGCCGAGAAAACCTACAATGGATAATATTGCAGACTATGAAGAAAAAGGTCTTGAATATTTCGTAAAAGAACCGGAACATTTCAGAAATAAAAAAGTGGTTATCGCCGGAGGCGGAGATTCTGCATTAGACTGGAGCGTTTTCTTGTCAAATGTTGCGAGTGAAGTGACGTTGATTCACAGAAGAAACGAATTCCGCGGAGCGTTAGATTCTGTAGAAAAAGTGCAGGATTTAAAAAATCAAGGTAAAATTAAATTAATAACTCCAGCGGAAGTTACTGCCATCAAAGGTGACGGAAAGGTGGAAGCAATTACTGTTGTAAGAGACGGTGAAGAAGCTTTTGACATCGAAACCGATTATTTTATTCCGCTTTTCGGATTGACTCCAAAGTTGGGAGAAATTTCTCAATGGGGATTAAATATCGAGAAGAATGCAATCGTAGTCAACAACGCTTTGGATTACCAAACCAACATTGAAGGAATTTACGCAATTGGCGACATCAATACCTATCCGGGAAAACTAAAGTTGATTCTTTGTGGTTTCCATGAGGCGACTTTGATGTGTCAGAGTGTTTACAACAGATTAAATCCGGGTAAAAAATACGTCTTAAAATATACAACAGTAAGTGGAGTAGACGGTTTCGACGGAAGCCGCAAAGAAGCTGAAAAAGCAGTTGTAAAGAAAATAGATTAA
- a CDS encoding PNGase F N-terminal domain-containing protein, which produces MIRSLLISFLTFLSILNFAQTYEIQYESSYNGKVQPNQNPTIVWVNESENYILNSKIKEQKNDYPFEISKIEKPSNTIVSYGFLKPGEIISTSDTKSIAKLIFEFTDKTKKILGYQCKHAVTKINSNTIEVWYTNDLKLKGGPSSIGQNLGLVLEIELNGNSATTATSLKKIKKSGIENIINKSINTTDLLTYKDLLWKSRYITLKVFENEIINFSDQSKSDNNIKRFANGTIILRKIKFPKIIESENVFVELKQQSNGDAYDRTGTVFFIPEDKSQSFFDGLEKGVKTLPIYENGNSKQYFGVVANENYQPAVEMMRFFTAFGINKFNNLEQKDKTWQTVSPFRQDITELKPSLSEKELWVGAFIGNYDKGGHKVSLDITIHKSDQIVNKNNKVIPLFNTTNIMEMSGQDYATMFNNDKGLFVEFNLEKDLKDAQLRYITTGHGGWENGDEFIPKNNSIYLDGKMTFSFIPWRTDCGSYRLYNPASGNFPDGLSSSDLSRSNWCPGTITNPNFIQLGDLKAGKHTIQVKIPQGEPEETSFSAWNVSGVLLGIE; this is translated from the coding sequence ATGATCAGATCATTACTAATCAGTTTTTTAACATTTTTATCTATTTTAAATTTCGCACAGACTTACGAAATCCAATACGAAAGTTCTTACAACGGAAAAGTTCAGCCAAATCAAAATCCTACAATTGTTTGGGTCAACGAAAGTGAAAATTACATTCTGAATTCAAAAATAAAAGAACAGAAAAACGATTATCCTTTTGAAATCAGCAAGATCGAAAAACCTTCCAACACGATTGTATCTTACGGATTTTTAAAGCCAGGAGAGATTATTTCAACCTCTGATACGAAATCAATCGCCAAACTAATTTTTGAATTTACAGATAAAACAAAGAAAATCTTAGGCTATCAATGTAAACATGCAGTCACCAAAATCAATTCAAACACTATTGAAGTCTGGTACACGAATGACTTGAAATTGAAAGGCGGACCATCAAGCATCGGACAAAATTTAGGTTTAGTCTTAGAAATCGAACTAAACGGAAATTCAGCAACGACTGCAACTTCACTGAAAAAAATTAAAAAATCGGGAATCGAAAATATTATTAATAAATCTATCAACACGACCGATCTTTTGACCTACAAAGATTTACTTTGGAAAAGCAGATATATTACGTTAAAGGTTTTTGAAAATGAAATTATCAATTTTTCAGACCAGTCAAAATCTGATAATAACATCAAAAGATTTGCAAACGGAACGATTATTTTAAGGAAAATCAAGTTTCCTAAAATTATTGAAAGTGAAAATGTTTTTGTGGAATTAAAACAACAATCGAATGGTGATGCTTATGACAGAACAGGAACTGTATTTTTCATTCCGGAAGATAAATCGCAATCTTTTTTTGACGGGTTGGAAAAAGGAGTAAAAACACTTCCTATTTACGAAAATGGGAATAGTAAACAGTATTTTGGAGTTGTTGCTAATGAAAATTACCAACCAGCGGTAGAAATGATGAGATTTTTCACGGCTTTCGGAATCAATAAGTTTAATAATTTAGAGCAGAAAGATAAAACCTGGCAAACAGTGAGTCCGTTTCGTCAGGATATTACCGAACTAAAACCTTCTCTTTCCGAAAAAGAACTTTGGGTAGGAGCTTTTATTGGAAACTATGATAAAGGTGGTCATAAAGTGAGTTTAGACATCACTATTCATAAAAGTGACCAGATTGTCAACAAAAACAACAAAGTCATTCCGCTCTTTAATACGACCAATATTATGGAAATGTCCGGACAGGATTACGCGACAATGTTTAATAATGACAAAGGTTTATTTGTGGAATTTAATCTGGAAAAAGATTTAAAAGATGCGCAATTAAGATACATCACAACAGGTCACGGCGGCTGGGAAAACGGTGATGAATTTATTCCAAAAAACAATTCTATTTATTTGGATGGAAAAATGACTTTCTCATTTATACCTTGGAGAACAGATTGTGGATCTTATCGACTGTACAATCCTGCCTCAGGCAATTTTCCGGACGGACTTTCTTCTTCAGATCTAAGTAGATCCAATTGGTGCCCGGGAACGATTACCAACCCCAATTTTATTCAACTCGGTGATTTGAAAGCCGGAAAACATACTATCCAAGTAAAAATTCCTCAAGGAGAACCGGAAGAAACAAGCTTTAGCGCTTGGAATGTCTCCGGAGTTTTACTTGGAATAGAGTAA
- a CDS encoding RsmB/NOP family class I SAM-dependent RNA methyltransferase has translation MELIHRNLAIGIHDALQETFFEKNKYADKVIERLLKAHRKWGSQDRAVVSEIFYNIIRWKRRLEYYMGESVKPDNVYKLIVAYCLYSKTNYKRFEEFEGIKIADITTKLKKGTVPTKSIEYSIPEWLAETLEKELGPIWEKEMKALNEQAPTVLRANSLKTSAKELISDLAVENVVAYTVKNYPDAVQLEEKKNVFLTTAFKDGLFEVQDATSQKIGYFLDVKEGQRVVDVCAGAGGKTLHLAALMGNKGQIIALDIYEWKLAELKRRAKRAGAHNIETRMISDNKVIKRLHETADRLLIDAPCSGLGVLKRNPDSKWKIDQAFIDRIKKEQQQIIQDYSKILKKGGKMVYATCSILPSENNEQVAEFLKNNPDYKLIKDEKIMPSQGYDGFYMALIERLA, from the coding sequence ATGGAATTGATACACAGAAACTTGGCCATCGGAATTCACGATGCTTTACAAGAAACTTTTTTTGAAAAAAATAAATACGCCGACAAAGTAATCGAAAGACTTTTGAAAGCTCACAGAAAGTGGGGAAGCCAGGACAGAGCAGTTGTTTCAGAGATTTTCTACAACATCATCCGTTGGAAAAGACGCCTTGAATATTATATGGGTGAAAGTGTAAAACCTGATAATGTTTATAAATTAATTGTTGCCTACTGTCTTTACAGTAAAACCAACTACAAAAGATTTGAAGAATTTGAAGGCATCAAAATCGCCGACATCACGACCAAACTAAAAAAAGGTACTGTTCCTACAAAATCTATTGAATACTCAATTCCTGAATGGCTGGCAGAAACTTTAGAAAAAGAACTAGGACCAATTTGGGAAAAAGAAATGAAGGCTTTGAATGAGCAGGCTCCAACTGTTTTGAGAGCCAATTCGTTGAAAACTTCAGCAAAAGAATTGATCTCAGATCTTGCCGTTGAAAATGTGGTGGCTTACACCGTGAAAAATTATCCTGATGCTGTACAATTAGAAGAAAAAAAGAACGTTTTTCTTACCACAGCTTTTAAAGACGGATTATTTGAAGTTCAGGATGCAACGTCTCAGAAAATCGGTTATTTTCTTGATGTAAAAGAAGGTCAGAGAGTGGTTGATGTTTGTGCAGGAGCAGGTGGGAAAACACTTCACCTTGCCGCTTTGATGGGCAACAAGGGACAAATCATCGCTTTAGATATTTACGAATGGAAATTGGCTGAATTGAAACGTCGTGCCAAAAGAGCCGGAGCTCACAATATCGAAACCCGTATGATTTCTGACAACAAAGTAATCAAACGTCTTCACGAGACTGCCGACAGATTGTTGATTGATGCACCTTGTTCAGGTTTGGGAGTTTTAAAAAGAAACCCCGACAGCAAATGGAAAATCGATCAGGCTTTTATCGACAGAATTAAAAAAGAACAGCAACAAATTATTCAGGATTATTCTAAAATCCTTAAAAAAGGCGGAAAAATGGTTTACGCAACGTGCTCTATTCTTCCATCTGAAAACAACGAGCAGGTTGCTGAATTTTTGAAAAACAATCCTGATTATAAATTAATCAAAGACGAAAAAATAATGCCAAGTCAAGGATACGACGGATTCTACATGGCTTTGATCGAAAGATTGGCTTAA
- a CDS encoding YceI family protein, whose protein sequence is MQRKLFSLALPALFATAVIVSCQKEKPITNQSSEVTTTKDGNRYVLDTLNSRVEWKGYKVFKSENTSHFGTITFESGDVTVKDGKLESGKFVADMNSLTSVDLKEDNEQLSKLNGHLKSGDFFETERFPTASYEITKVTPSAEGDYNTHLDGNLTIKGISKPVQFKANISVNDGVVSIATEPKDIMREEFGVKFQSPAENGVIKDEVSLQINVKALEKK, encoded by the coding sequence ATGCAAAGAAAATTATTCTCTCTCGCTCTTCCTGCACTGTTTGCAACAGCTGTCATTGTATCATGTCAAAAAGAAAAACCGATAACAAACCAAAGTAGCGAAGTGACGACTACAAAAGACGGAAATCGATATGTGCTTGATACCTTAAACAGTAGAGTGGAATGGAAAGGTTACAAAGTTTTTAAATCTGAAAACACCAGTCATTTTGGAACAATTACTTTCGAAAGTGGCGACGTTACCGTGAAAGACGGAAAATTAGAAAGTGGAAAATTTGTAGCGGATATGAATTCTTTAACGTCTGTTGATTTAAAAGAAGATAATGAACAATTAAGCAAATTAAACGGTCATTTGAAAAGTGGAGATTTCTTTGAAACCGAAAGATTTCCAACGGCTTCTTACGAAATTACAAAAGTCACTCCGTCTGCGGAAGGCGATTACAATACCCATTTGGATGGTAATTTAACGATAAAAGGTATTTCAAAACCTGTTCAGTTTAAAGCAAATATTTCCGTAAACGATGGAGTAGTGAGCATTGCCACTGAGCCTAAAGATATTATGAGAGAAGAATTTGGGGTGAAATTCCAAAGTCCTGCTGAAAATGGTGTAATAAAGGATGAGGTGAGTCTTCAGATCAATGTAAAAGCATTAGAGAAGAAATAA
- the pheS gene encoding phenylalanine--tRNA ligase subunit alpha, producing the protein MTEKIEELLIEVNSFSATSKDEIENFRIKYNGKKGVLNDFYESLKTIPNDQKKDFGQKINSLKQAVAAKLEDFKTSSESSVILEKEDLTRPAFPLELGSRHPINLVKNRIIDIFKSIGFAVADGPEIEDDWHNFTALNLPEYHPARDMQDTFFIEQNPDILLRTHTSSVQIRYMEENQPPIRILSPGRVFRNEAVSSRSHCIFHQIEGLYIDEKVSFADLKQTIQFFTTELFGKSKIRMRPSYFPFTEPSAEIDVYWGLNSETDYRITKGTGWLEIMGCGMVDPAVLKNVNIDSEKYSGYAFGMGIERITMLLYQMSDIRMFFENDIRTLEQFKTL; encoded by the coding sequence ATGACAGAAAAGATAGAAGAATTACTGATCGAAGTAAACAGCTTCAGTGCGACATCCAAAGATGAGATTGAGAACTTCAGAATCAAATATAATGGTAAAAAGGGAGTTTTAAATGATTTTTATGAATCTTTAAAAACAATTCCTAACGACCAGAAAAAAGATTTTGGACAAAAAATAAATTCTTTGAAGCAAGCTGTGGCTGCCAAATTAGAAGATTTTAAAACTTCTTCCGAGTCTTCTGTTATTCTTGAAAAAGAAGATCTTACAAGACCAGCTTTCCCTTTAGAATTAGGCTCAAGACATCCTATAAATTTGGTGAAGAACAGAATTATCGATATTTTTAAATCGATAGGTTTTGCAGTTGCAGACGGTCCCGAAATTGAAGATGACTGGCATAATTTCACGGCACTTAATTTACCCGAATATCATCCTGCGAGAGATATGCAGGATACTTTTTTCATCGAGCAGAATCCTGATATTTTGTTGAGAACGCACACTTCTTCGGTTCAGATCCGATATATGGAAGAAAATCAGCCGCCGATCAGAATCTTGTCTCCGGGAAGAGTTTTTAGAAATGAAGCAGTTTCTTCTCGTTCGCATTGTATTTTCCATCAGATTGAAGGTTTGTATATTGATGAGAAGGTAAGTTTTGCAGATTTAAAGCAGACTATTCAGTTTTTTACAACAGAACTTTTCGGAAAGTCAAAAATCAGAATGCGACCTTCATATTTTCCCTTTACTGAGCCTAGTGCAGAGATTGATGTGTATTGGGGACTGAACTCAGAAACTGACTACAGAATCACAAAAGGAACAGGCTGGCTAGAAATTATGGGTTGCGGAATGGTAGATCCTGCCGTTTTGAAAAACGTAAATATAGATTCTGAAAAATACTCCGGTTATGCATTTGGAATGGGTATCGAAAGAATTACAATGCTCCTTTATCAAATGAGCGACATCAGAATGTTCTTTGAAAACGACATCCGGACTCTGGAACAATTCAAAACATTATAA
- a CDS encoding zinc ribbon domain-containing protein YjdM: MSDVIICPKCSSEFTYEQDDMMVCSQCFYEWDPKETAAENDNSGKILDANGNELQDGDSVVVVKDLPVKGAPKPVKAGTKVKNIRLRPESDHNIDCKIDCFGSMALKSEFVKKA; the protein is encoded by the coding sequence ATGAGTGATGTAATTATTTGCCCGAAATGTAGTTCCGAATTTACTTATGAGCAAGATGATATGATGGTTTGTTCGCAATGCTTTTACGAATGGGATCCAAAAGAAACTGCTGCCGAAAATGACAATTCAGGTAAAATTTTAGATGCTAACGGAAATGAGTTGCAAGACGGAGATTCTGTGGTAGTGGTGAAAGATTTGCCGGTAAAAGGTGCTCCGAAACCTGTAAAAGCAGGAACTAAAGTTAAAAATATTCGATTAAGACCTGAAAGTGACCATAATATTGATTGTAAAATTGATTGTTTCGGTTCTATGGCTTTGAAATCTGAGTTTGTGAAAAAAGCGTAA
- a CDS encoding DUF3108 domain-containing protein, with protein sequence MKKILFILTILTFSVSYSQINNIASGESITLRIHYGILNAGTANLSARTANFQGAQHLYVKGTGQTTGAVKAFFKVEDVYESYINMATELPTFYVRNVKEGSYSQHLQTIFNHDNQTLILTDKKNPSNGSKTIKSVKGVQDMLSCFYFLRSKSPNELKTGTIINMNVWIDDEMFPFQLKVIGTENLKTKFGTINALKIIPSVKSGRVFKEKEGVTMWVSNDANHIPLLLKAELAVGSLKASIDDFKNVKYPLKFVK encoded by the coding sequence ATGAAAAAGATACTTTTTATACTTACTATATTAACATTTTCAGTCAGCTACAGTCAAATTAATAATATTGCAAGTGGCGAATCTATTACTTTACGTATCCACTATGGTATTCTGAATGCCGGAACTGCCAATTTATCTGCGCGTACCGCCAATTTCCAAGGTGCGCAGCATCTCTACGTAAAAGGTACCGGACAAACTACGGGTGCAGTAAAGGCGTTTTTTAAAGTGGAAGATGTGTATGAAAGCTACATCAATATGGCCACAGAACTGCCTACTTTTTATGTAAGAAATGTAAAAGAGGGAAGCTACTCTCAGCATCTACAAACGATTTTTAATCACGATAATCAAACTTTAATTCTTACAGATAAAAAAAATCCTTCCAACGGATCAAAAACTATAAAATCTGTGAAGGGCGTGCAGGATATGCTGTCGTGCTTTTATTTTTTGAGAAGTAAATCTCCCAATGAATTAAAAACAGGCACTATAATCAATATGAATGTCTGGATTGATGATGAGATGTTTCCCTTTCAGCTGAAAGTAATAGGTACGGAAAATTTAAAAACAAAATTCGGAACTATCAATGCGCTGAAAATAATTCCTTCTGTGAAAAGCGGAAGAGTTTTTAAAGAAAAAGAAGGCGTTACGATGTGGGTTTCTAATGACGCCAATCATATTCCGTTACTTTTGAAAGCAGAGTTAGCTGTAGGATCTCTGAAGGCAAGTATTGATGATTTTAAGAATGTAAAATATCCTTTAAAGTTTGTAAAATAG